The Streptomyces sp. NBC_00670 genome window below encodes:
- a CDS encoding GTP-binding protein has product MDFKSSDTVPGPRVEDHLPHTTQAAVKIVIVGGFGVGKTTMVGSVSEIKPLTTEETMTQAGIGVDDNFGSDSKTATTVAMDFGRIGITEQLVLYLFGTPGQERFWFLWNGLFEGALGAVVLIDTRRLEVSFDVMGRLEERGVPFVVAVNSFPDAPRYPVPELRAALDLAEWVPIIECDVRRRASSRDVLMTLMHFLHTLATRRAPV; this is encoded by the coding sequence ATGGACTTCAAAAGCTCTGACACCGTCCCCGGCCCACGGGTCGAGGACCACCTGCCGCACACCACCCAGGCCGCCGTGAAGATCGTGATCGTCGGCGGCTTCGGGGTCGGCAAGACCACCATGGTCGGGTCCGTCAGCGAGATCAAACCGCTGACCACCGAGGAGACCATGACCCAGGCGGGCATCGGCGTCGACGACAACTTCGGCTCCGACAGCAAGACGGCCACCACCGTCGCCATGGACTTCGGCCGCATCGGCATCACCGAGCAACTCGTGCTCTACCTGTTCGGCACCCCCGGCCAGGAACGGTTCTGGTTCCTGTGGAACGGCCTGTTCGAGGGCGCGCTCGGCGCCGTCGTCCTCATCGACACCCGCCGCCTGGAGGTCAGCTTCGACGTGATGGGGCGGCTGGAGGAACGCGGCGTGCCCTTCGTGGTCGCCGTCAACTCCTTCCCCGACGCGCCCCGTTACCCCGTACCCGAACTCCGTGCGGCACTCGACCTGGCCGAATGGGTGCCCATCATCGAGTGCGACGTACGGCGCCGGGCCTCCAGCCGGGACGTGCTGATGACCCTCATGCACTTCCTGCACACCCTGGCCACCCGGCGGGCCCCCGTCTGA
- a CDS encoding DUF742 domain-containing protein gives MTPPQRRRRTPLEPPPEPAPAAPPAEAEGAEGEPGAPNPERLYSLTGAAAGGERASIDLVTLIVAAEDPPPTLTPEQASLLRLCTAPLSVAEISAYLSLPFSVVTVLLTELMTADLVQARAPIVRQIVPDRSLLEAVMHGLQKL, from the coding sequence ATGACTCCTCCGCAACGCCGAAGGCGCACACCCCTGGAGCCGCCCCCCGAGCCCGCCCCGGCCGCCCCGCCCGCCGAGGCGGAGGGCGCCGAGGGGGAGCCGGGGGCTCCCAACCCCGAGCGGCTGTACTCCCTCACGGGCGCGGCCGCCGGGGGCGAGCGGGCCTCGATCGACCTCGTCACCCTCATCGTGGCCGCCGAGGACCCGCCCCCGACCCTCACACCGGAGCAGGCCTCCCTGCTCCGGCTGTGCACGGCCCCCCTGTCCGTGGCCGAGATCTCGGCCTATCTGAGTCTGCCGTTCAGCGTGGTGACCGTCCTGCTCACCGAGCTGATGACGGCGGACCTGGTCCAGGCACGCGCGCCGATCGTCCGGCAGATCGTGCCCGACCGATCCCTCCTCGAAGCGGTGATGCATGGACTTCAAAAGCTCTGA
- a CDS encoding roadblock/LC7 domain-containing protein — protein MISQRANFDWMLKDLADGVPGVQQIVVLSADGLRIARHGGDPDTADRVAAACAGLQSLAGAVAGEIHVSDGRMRMVIIEVDGGYFYLMAAGANAYLAVLSDMRTEPGMMSTRMRDLVLRIGSHLTSPPRRDGQTV, from the coding sequence GTGATCTCGCAGCGCGCCAACTTCGACTGGATGCTGAAGGACCTCGCCGACGGCGTGCCCGGCGTCCAGCAGATCGTGGTCCTCTCCGCCGACGGTCTGCGCATCGCCCGCCACGGCGGCGACCCCGACACCGCCGACCGCGTCGCCGCCGCCTGCGCCGGACTCCAGAGCCTGGCCGGCGCCGTGGCCGGGGAGATCCACGTCAGCGACGGCCGGATGCGCATGGTCATCATCGAGGTCGACGGCGGCTACTTCTACCTCATGGCGGCCGGCGCCAACGCCTATCTCGCCGTCCTCTCCGACATGCGGACCGAGCCCGGCATGATGAGCACCCGCATGCGCGACCTCGTGCTGCGCATCGGCTCCCATCTGACCAGTCCGCCCCGGCGCGACGGGCAGACCGTATGA
- a CDS encoding ATP-binding protein — MVSVQSPHGGRELPYARVLLLPAIVMAAVTGAAVAVVTEPARAAVGWCGGVATLLVTAVAAEAVRRGRASGALRAELARQSARLDECVASQDAQFHRLGHEIVPETLDRMRAGFSPDEVIREVVDTHPEWRGLPDSQRMLVRQVLKVIDREDTLRDSLQRSFVNIARRVQAIIHQQAKEVREMEEDHGRNPEVFDDLLRIDHGNALISRLADSIAVLGGSRPGRQWPLPVPLYSVLRGGLSRILEYRRIELHSVAKVNIRGISVEPILHAVAELLDNATRYSPPHTKVHVTAHEVQSGIAVEIEDSGTGLNGEGRARIERIIEEAKRAEDLQGLADSPQLGLAVIGRLCTAFHMQVSLRQSAYGGVRAVLVLPHVMVTDEPAYGVAHGVGAQSRSTLDNGGVRVGSRLEKNRKPTTGPRIPGEDDFDEDMPVVTEWTANGLPQRRSRISIPLDEHILNTYAAAERAEKERAEKEARAAAARAAAAAPEKEEPPPGMWVEAFMEGLKADPDPNAFTRKDEPADAEAGNEGDLK, encoded by the coding sequence ATGGTGAGTGTTCAATCGCCCCACGGTGGCCGTGAACTTCCCTACGCACGCGTGCTCCTGCTGCCGGCCATAGTGATGGCCGCGGTGACCGGGGCCGCCGTCGCCGTGGTGACGGAGCCGGCCCGGGCCGCCGTCGGCTGGTGCGGCGGCGTCGCCACGCTCCTGGTCACCGCCGTCGCGGCCGAGGCCGTGCGCCGCGGCCGCGCGTCCGGGGCACTGCGCGCCGAACTGGCCCGGCAGAGCGCCCGCCTGGACGAGTGCGTCGCCTCCCAGGACGCCCAGTTCCACCGCCTGGGCCACGAGATCGTGCCCGAGACCCTCGACCGCATGCGGGCCGGGTTCTCACCCGATGAGGTGATCCGCGAGGTCGTCGACACCCATCCCGAATGGCGTGGACTCCCCGACTCCCAGCGCATGCTGGTCCGCCAGGTGCTCAAGGTGATCGACCGCGAGGACACGCTGCGCGACTCCCTGCAGCGCTCCTTCGTCAACATCGCCCGCCGCGTCCAGGCGATCATCCACCAACAGGCCAAGGAAGTGCGGGAGATGGAGGAGGACCACGGCCGCAACCCCGAGGTCTTCGACGACCTGCTCCGCATCGACCACGGCAACGCGCTGATCAGCCGGCTCGCCGACTCCATCGCCGTCCTCGGCGGCAGCCGCCCCGGTCGCCAGTGGCCCCTGCCGGTACCGCTCTACAGCGTGCTGCGCGGCGGGCTCTCCCGCATCCTGGAGTACCGCCGCATCGAGCTGCACTCCGTCGCCAAGGTCAACATCCGCGGCATCTCCGTCGAGCCGATCCTGCACGCCGTCGCCGAACTCCTCGACAACGCCACCCGCTACTCGCCCCCGCACACCAAGGTGCACGTCACCGCGCACGAGGTGCAGTCCGGGATCGCCGTCGAGATCGAGGACTCCGGCACCGGCCTCAACGGCGAGGGGCGCGCGCGGATCGAGCGGATCATCGAGGAGGCCAAGCGCGCCGAGGACCTCCAGGGCCTCGCCGACAGCCCCCAGCTCGGTCTCGCCGTCATCGGCCGGCTCTGCACGGCGTTCCACATGCAGGTCTCGCTGCGGCAGTCCGCCTACGGCGGCGTCCGCGCCGTCCTCGTCCTGCCGCACGTCATGGTCACCGACGAGCCCGCCTACGGCGTCGCCCACGGGGTCGGCGCGCAGTCCCGCTCCACGCTGGACAACGGCGGCGTCAGGGTCGGCTCGCGCCTCGAGAAGAACCGCAAGCCCACCACCGGCCCCCGCATCCCCGGCGAGGACGACTTCGACGAGGACATGCCCGTCGTCACCGAGTGGACGGCCAACGGCCTGCCGCAGCGCCGCAGCCGGATCAGCATTCCGCTGGACGAGCACATCCTCAACACCTACGCGGCGGCCGAACGGGCCGAGAAGGAACGCGCCGAGAAGGAGGCGCGGGCCGCGGCCGCCCGGGCCGCCGCGGCCGCCCCGGAGAAGGAGGAGCCGCCGCCCGGCATGTGGGTCGAGGCCTTCATGGAGGGCCTCAAGGCAGACCCGGACCCGAACGCATTCACCCGGAAAGACGAACCGGCCGACGCCGAGGCCGGCAACGAGGGGGACCTCAAGTGA
- a CDS encoding DEAD/DEAH box helicase, with amino-acid sequence MARKIVPLSVGPGTLESTMTEDLSPAERYAAARKRAAEQATALASFREMYDFGLDPFQIEACRALEAGKGVLVAAPTGSGKTIVGEFAVHLALEQGRKCFYTTPIKALSNQKYADLCRRYGSGKVGLLTGDNSVNSDAPVVVMTTEVLRNMLYAGSQTLTGLGYVVMDEVHYLSDRFRGAVWEEVIIHLPESVTLVSLSATVSNAEEFGDWLDTVRGDTEVIVSEHRPVPLFQHVLAGRRMYDLFEEGEGHKKAVNPDLTRLARTEAARPLYRDRRRGRAMREADRERDRRSRSRVWTPGRPEVIERLDAEGLLPAITFIFSRAGCESAVQQCLYAGLRLNDDDAREEVRALVEERTASIPREDLHVLGYYEWLEGLERGIAAHHAGMLPTFKEVVEELFVRGLVKAVFATETLALGINMPARSVVLEKLVKWNGEQHADITPGEYTQLTGRAGRRGIDVEGHAVVLWQRGMSPDHLAGLAGTRTYPLRSSFRPSYNMAVNLVEQFGRHRSRELLETSFAQFQADKSVVGISRQVQRNEEGLDGYKESMTCHLGDFEEYARLRRELKDRETELARQGAAQRRAEAAVALEKLRPGDVIHVPTGKYAGLALVLDPGLPAGRAGGHRGMEYHDGPRPLVLTAERQVKRLASIDFPVPVEPLERMRIPKSFNARSPQSRRDLASALRTKAGHIPAERHRKQRSQAADDREIARLRTALRAHPCHGCNDREDHARWAERYYRLLRDTSQLERRIEGRTNTIARTFDRIVALLTELDYLRGNEVTEHGRRLARLYGELDLLASECLRAGVWEGLGPAELAACVSALVYESRAGDDAMAPKLPSGKAKAALGEMVRIWGRLDALEEEFRISQTEGVGQREPDLGFAWAAHMWASGKGLDEVLREVEMPAGDFVRWCKQVIDVLGQIQAAAVPEGSTVPKNARKAVEGLLRGVVAYSSVG; translated from the coding sequence ATGGCGAGAAAGATCGTCCCGTTGTCGGTGGGGCCCGGTACGCTCGAAAGTACGATGACAGAGGATCTCTCTCCGGCCGAGCGGTACGCGGCAGCCCGTAAGCGTGCTGCCGAGCAGGCCACCGCACTCGCGTCCTTCCGCGAGATGTACGACTTCGGCCTCGACCCCTTCCAGATCGAGGCCTGCCGGGCGCTCGAGGCGGGCAAGGGCGTGCTCGTGGCCGCGCCCACCGGATCGGGCAAGACGATCGTCGGCGAGTTCGCCGTCCACCTCGCCCTGGAGCAGGGCCGCAAGTGCTTCTACACGACGCCCATCAAGGCGCTGTCGAACCAGAAGTACGCCGACCTCTGCCGCCGCTACGGCAGCGGCAAGGTCGGTCTGCTCACGGGCGACAACAGCGTCAACTCCGACGCCCCGGTGGTCGTGATGACCACCGAGGTGCTGCGGAACATGCTGTACGCGGGCTCCCAGACGCTCACGGGGCTCGGATACGTGGTCATGGACGAGGTGCACTACCTCTCCGACCGCTTCCGCGGCGCCGTCTGGGAAGAGGTGATCATCCACCTGCCCGAGTCGGTGACGCTGGTCTCCCTGTCGGCGACGGTCTCCAACGCCGAGGAGTTCGGCGACTGGCTGGACACCGTGCGCGGCGACACCGAGGTCATCGTCTCCGAGCACCGGCCCGTGCCGCTCTTCCAGCATGTGCTGGCCGGGCGCCGGATGTACGACCTCTTCGAGGAGGGCGAGGGCCACAAGAAGGCCGTCAACCCGGACCTGACGAGGCTCGCCCGCACGGAGGCCGCCCGCCCGCTCTACCGCGACCGCAGACGCGGCCGCGCGATGCGCGAGGCCGACCGCGAGCGGGACCGCCGCAGCCGCTCCCGGGTGTGGACCCCGGGCCGCCCCGAGGTGATCGAACGGCTCGACGCCGAGGGTCTGCTGCCCGCCATCACCTTCATCTTCAGCCGCGCCGGCTGCGAGTCCGCCGTCCAGCAGTGCCTGTACGCCGGGCTCCGGCTCAACGACGACGACGCGCGCGAGGAGGTGCGCGCCCTGGTGGAGGAGCGCACCGCCTCCATCCCGCGCGAGGACCTGCACGTCCTCGGCTACTACGAGTGGCTGGAGGGCCTGGAGCGCGGTATCGCCGCCCACCACGCGGGCATGCTGCCGACCTTCAAGGAGGTCGTCGAGGAACTGTTCGTACGGGGACTGGTCAAGGCCGTCTTCGCCACCGAGACCCTCGCGCTCGGCATCAACATGCCCGCCCGCTCGGTGGTCCTGGAGAAGCTCGTCAAGTGGAACGGTGAGCAGCACGCCGACATCACCCCCGGCGAGTACACCCAGCTCACCGGCCGGGCCGGCCGCCGCGGCATCGACGTCGAGGGCCACGCGGTCGTGCTCTGGCAGCGCGGCATGAGCCCCGACCACCTCGCCGGCCTCGCCGGGACCCGCACCTATCCGCTGCGCTCCAGCTTCCGGCCGTCGTACAACATGGCGGTCAACCTGGTCGAACAGTTCGGCCGGCACCGCTCGCGCGAACTGCTGGAGACCTCGTTCGCGCAGTTCCAGGCGGACAAGTCGGTCGTCGGCATCTCCCGCCAGGTGCAGCGCAACGAGGAGGGGCTCGACGGCTACAAGGAGTCGATGACCTGCCACCTCGGCGACTTCGAGGAGTACGCGCGGCTGCGCCGCGAACTCAAGGACCGTGAGACGGAGCTGGCCCGGCAGGGCGCGGCCCAGCGGCGCGCCGAGGCCGCCGTCGCCCTGGAGAAGCTCCGCCCCGGCGACGTGATCCACGTGCCCACCGGCAAGTACGCGGGCCTCGCCCTCGTGCTCGACCCCGGGCTGCCGGCCGGGCGCGCGGGGGGCCACCGCGGCATGGAGTACCACGACGGTCCCCGCCCGCTGGTCCTCACCGCCGAACGCCAGGTCAAGCGGCTCGCCTCGATCGACTTCCCGGTCCCGGTGGAGCCGCTGGAGCGGATGCGCATCCCCAAGTCGTTCAACGCGCGCTCCCCGCAGTCCCGCCGCGACCTCGCCTCCGCGCTGCGCACCAAGGCCGGGCACATCCCCGCCGAACGGCACCGCAAGCAGCGCTCCCAGGCGGCCGACGACCGGGAGATCGCCCGGCTGCGCACCGCCCTGCGCGCCCACCCCTGCCACGGCTGCAACGACCGTGAGGACCACGCCCGCTGGGCCGAGCGCTACTACCGGCTGCTGCGCGACACCTCGCAGCTGGAGCGCCGTATCGAGGGCCGCACCAACACCATCGCGCGCACCTTCGACCGGATCGTGGCGCTGCTGACCGAGCTGGACTACCTGCGCGGCAACGAGGTCACCGAGCACGGCCGGCGGCTGGCCCGGCTCTACGGCGAGCTGGACCTGCTCGCCAGCGAGTGTCTGCGCGCCGGCGTCTGGGAGGGCCTCGGCCCCGCCGAACTCGCCGCCTGCGTCTCGGCGCTGGTGTACGAGTCCCGCGCCGGGGACGACGCGATGGCGCCGAAGCTGCCGTCGGGGAAGGCCAAGGCGGCGCTCGGCGAGATGGTGCGCATCTGGGGCCGGCTCGACGCGCTGGAGGAGGAGTTCCGGATCAGCCAGACCGAGGGCGTCGGCCAGCGCGAGCCCGACCTCGGCTTCGCCTGGGCCGCCCACATGTGGGCCTCCGGCAAGGGGCTCGACGAGGTGCTGCGCGAGGTCGAGATGCCGGCCGGCGACTTCGTCCGCTGGTGCAAGCAGGTCATCGACGTCCTGGGCCAGATCCAGGCCGCCGCGGTGCCCGAGGGCTCCACGGTCCCGAAGAACGCCCGCAAGGCGGTCGAGGGGCTGCTGCGGGGCGTGGTGGCGTACTCGTCGGTGGGCTGA
- the tatC gene encoding twin-arginine translocase subunit TatC, translating to MPKPARKKEKDPEGRMPLADHLRELRNRLAKALLAIVVVTVVAAFFYNDIINFLTDPILDSVGCRQTFEELAKSEDSVKCARITMNGLLAPFTLALQVSLTAGIVAASPVWLYQLWAFVAPGLHRHERKYAYAFVFTGAPLFFGGAFFAYKVLPTTAKVLLQFTPSGDVNNFLPLDDLLQLVTRMVVVFGLSFELPLLLVMLNLTGVITGKRMLGWWRAMIMGITVFAAVATPSTDPLSMLALAGPIWVLYFGAVAFSLLNDRRKRRRELSGPADDEASELDLTPESIDEVEPVTAGRALPEQASTERVNGYDDVT from the coding sequence TTGCCCAAGCCTGCCCGCAAGAAGGAGAAGGATCCCGAGGGGCGGATGCCCCTCGCGGATCACCTGCGTGAGCTCCGCAACCGGCTCGCGAAGGCACTGCTGGCCATCGTCGTCGTGACGGTCGTCGCCGCCTTCTTCTACAACGACATCATCAACTTCCTGACCGACCCGATCCTCGACTCGGTCGGCTGCAGGCAGACCTTCGAGGAGCTGGCCAAGTCCGAGGACTCCGTCAAGTGCGCCCGGATCACGATGAACGGCCTCCTCGCCCCGTTCACCCTCGCGCTCCAGGTCTCCCTGACCGCCGGCATCGTCGCGGCGTCGCCGGTCTGGCTCTACCAGCTGTGGGCCTTCGTCGCGCCGGGACTGCACCGGCACGAGCGCAAGTACGCCTACGCCTTCGTCTTCACCGGCGCCCCCCTCTTCTTCGGCGGCGCCTTCTTCGCGTACAAGGTGCTGCCCACCACGGCGAAGGTGCTGCTCCAGTTCACGCCGAGCGGGGACGTCAACAACTTCCTGCCGCTGGACGACCTGCTGCAGCTCGTCACGCGCATGGTGGTCGTCTTCGGCCTCTCCTTCGAGCTGCCGCTGCTGCTGGTCATGCTCAACCTCACCGGGGTCATCACCGGCAAGCGGATGCTCGGCTGGTGGCGGGCCATGATCATGGGCATCACGGTCTTCGCGGCCGTCGCCACCCCCAGCACCGACCCGCTGAGCATGCTCGCCCTGGCCGGACCGATCTGGGTCCTGTACTTCGGCGCCGTGGCCTTCTCGCTGCTCAACGACCGGCGCAAGCGCCGCCGCGAGCTGTCCGGCCCCGCCGACGACGAGGCCTCCGAGCTGGATCTGACACCGGAGTCCATCGACGAGGTCGAGCCGGTCACGGCCGGCCGTGCGCTGCCCGAGCAGGCGAGCACGGAGCGGGTCAACGGCTACGACGACGTGACGTGA
- the tatA gene encoding Sec-independent protein translocase subunit TatA, which translates to MFGRLGAPEIILILVVIILLFGAKKLPDMARSLGKSARILKSEAKAMKDDGKTSTAAPAGPPNPEDAAAQRTIQAAPGDVTSSRPVTEPSDTTKR; encoded by the coding sequence ATGTTCGGAAGGCTCGGCGCTCCCGAGATCATTCTCATCCTCGTCGTCATCATCCTGCTGTTCGGCGCGAAGAAGCTTCCGGACATGGCGCGCTCCCTCGGCAAGTCCGCGCGCATCCTCAAGAGCGAGGCCAAGGCGATGAAGGACGACGGCAAGACGTCGACCGCCGCCCCGGCCGGCCCGCCCAACCCCGAGGACGCCGCCGCGCAGCGCACCATCCAGGCCGCCCCCGGTGACGTGACCAGCTCCCGCCCGGTCACCGAGCCGTCGGACACGACCAAGCGCTGA
- a CDS encoding helix-turn-helix transcriptional regulator, whose translation MAGKPARPVNAIDQTRRMLSLVTYLRERPGARIEDVARAFGITEEELVSDLDVLPMCGTSFRGGDLLDIDTDGDRIWWHNPAALGAEAAEPLRLAADEATALLVAARAVATLPGLRESDRQALLRATAKVETAAGEAAGASSRLSVTFESEGGVFADVDRAISERRRLWIRYYSPARDEVTEREIDPIRLVSVGHTYVEAWCRRSEARRTFRLDRVAEIRILDEPSAPPEVELRDLSEGLVQPAAEDPEVVVEVGPGGRWVAEYYPHDSADELDDGGLRITLRTPDPASLRRLALRLGRDGRIVAPEELADSARRAARAALAAYGDAGEHEGGAPGAEAHGAVPAAHGAGDGLYDRQEQGL comes from the coding sequence GTGGCAGGCAAGCCGGCCCGGCCGGTGAACGCGATCGACCAGACCCGGCGGATGCTGTCCCTGGTGACGTATCTGCGCGAGCGGCCGGGCGCCCGGATCGAGGACGTCGCCCGCGCCTTCGGGATCACCGAGGAGGAGCTCGTCTCCGACCTCGACGTGCTGCCCATGTGCGGCACCAGCTTCCGCGGCGGCGACCTGCTCGACATCGACACCGACGGCGACCGCATCTGGTGGCACAACCCCGCCGCGCTCGGCGCGGAGGCCGCCGAGCCGCTGCGGCTCGCCGCCGACGAGGCGACGGCGCTGCTGGTGGCCGCCCGGGCCGTCGCCACGCTGCCCGGGCTGCGCGAGAGCGACCGGCAGGCGCTGCTGCGCGCCACCGCCAAGGTGGAGACGGCCGCGGGCGAGGCCGCCGGCGCCAGCTCCCGCCTCTCGGTGACGTTCGAGTCCGAGGGCGGGGTCTTCGCCGACGTCGACCGGGCCATCTCCGAGCGGCGGCGGCTGTGGATCCGCTACTACTCGCCCGCGCGCGACGAGGTCACCGAACGCGAGATCGACCCGATCCGCCTGGTCAGCGTCGGCCACACCTACGTCGAGGCCTGGTGCCGCCGCTCCGAGGCGCGCCGCACCTTCCGGCTCGACCGGGTCGCCGAGATCCGCATCCTCGACGAGCCCTCCGCGCCGCCGGAGGTGGAGCTGCGGGATCTGTCCGAGGGCCTCGTGCAGCCCGCCGCCGAGGACCCCGAGGTCGTCGTCGAGGTCGGGCCGGGCGGGCGCTGGGTGGCCGAGTACTACCCGCACGACAGCGCCGATGAACTCGACGACGGAGGACTGCGTATCACTCTGCGCACGCCCGACCCGGCCTCCCTGCGGCGGCTCGCGCTGCGGCTGGGGCGGGACGGGCGGATCGTCGCGCCGGAGGAGCTCGCGGACAGTGCGCGCCGGGCGGCGCGGGCGGCGCTCGCGGCGTACGGCGACGCGGGCGAGCACGAAGGCGGAGCGCCGGGCGCGGAGGCGCACGGCGCGGTGCCCGCGGCGCACGGGGCCGGGGACGGACTGTACGACAGGCAGGAGCAGGGGCTTTGA
- a CDS encoding helix-turn-helix transcriptional regulator: MAIAKAERLMNLALCLLGTRRPLSKRELRESIEAYVEAFGPGNGAVLASGAPHTSDDSFNRMFERDKDDLRELGLVIETVENLDGEVGYLARRDSNRLPPITLDAEEAAALGLAAKVWQQARLAGAASGALQKLRAAGLPEDVDPYGAHGALEPRIPVHEAAFEPLMLACRDRRPVVFDYRKASAARPEPRQVEPWALECWRGHWYLAGFDRDRSAERVFRLSRITGRVRSRSGRFTAPVPDVVTVRETVAGWAGEITDRSALIRLRSGAGYPLRAKATVVRELGNGWDELEIPYGHGLDAWLVEFGPDVVVLEPAELRADVVARLRAVAGVRGGS, from the coding sequence ATGGCCATTGCCAAGGCCGAGCGGCTGATGAACCTCGCGCTGTGTCTGCTCGGGACGCGGCGGCCGCTCAGCAAGCGCGAGCTGCGCGAATCCATCGAGGCCTACGTCGAGGCGTTCGGGCCGGGCAACGGCGCGGTCCTCGCCTCCGGCGCCCCCCACACGTCGGACGACTCGTTCAACCGCATGTTCGAGCGGGACAAGGACGACCTGCGCGAGCTGGGCCTGGTCATCGAGACCGTGGAGAACCTCGACGGCGAGGTCGGCTATCTGGCCCGCCGCGACAGCAACCGGCTGCCCCCGATCACGCTCGACGCCGAGGAGGCCGCCGCGCTCGGTCTGGCCGCCAAGGTGTGGCAGCAGGCCCGTCTCGCCGGCGCGGCCAGCGGCGCCCTGCAGAAGCTGCGCGCGGCCGGCCTCCCCGAGGACGTCGACCCCTACGGGGCGCACGGCGCGCTGGAGCCGCGCATCCCCGTGCACGAGGCCGCCTTCGAACCGCTGATGCTGGCCTGCCGCGACCGCCGCCCCGTGGTGTTCGACTACCGCAAGGCCTCCGCCGCCCGCCCCGAACCCCGCCAGGTCGAGCCCTGGGCACTGGAGTGCTGGCGCGGCCACTGGTACCTGGCCGGCTTCGACCGCGACCGGAGCGCCGAGCGGGTCTTCCGGCTCTCCCGGATCACCGGGCGGGTGCGCAGCAGGTCCGGGCGGTTCACCGCGCCCGTCCCCGACGTGGTGACCGTGCGCGAGACCGTCGCGGGCTGGGCCGGGGAGATCACCGACCGTTCCGCGCTGATCCGGCTCCGCTCCGGCGCCGGTTACCCCCTTCGGGCGAAGGCCACCGTGGTCCGGGAACTCGGGAACGGCTGGGACGAGTTGGAGATTCCGTACGGGCACGGCCTGGACGCCTGGCTGGTCGAGTTCGGGCCGGACGTGGTGGTCCTGGAGCCGGCCGAGCTGCGGGCCGACGTGGTGGCCCGGCTGCGTGCCGTGGCCGGGGTCCGAGGGGGGAGTTGA
- a CDS encoding FKBP-type peptidyl-prolyl cis-trans isomerase → MSIDKPEIDFPGGEPPADLDIKDLREGDGPEAKAGDFVQVHYVGVAFSTGEEFDASYNRGAPLEFQLGVGQVIQGWDKGVQGMKVGGRRQLIIPAHLAYGDRGAGRAIQPGETLIFVCDLVGVKSR, encoded by the coding sequence GTGAGCATCGACAAGCCCGAGATCGACTTCCCGGGCGGCGAGCCCCCGGCCGACCTCGACATCAAGGACCTGCGGGAGGGCGACGGCCCCGAGGCCAAGGCGGGTGACTTCGTCCAGGTCCACTACGTGGGCGTGGCGTTCTCCACCGGCGAGGAGTTCGACGCCTCCTACAACCGCGGCGCCCCGCTGGAGTTCCAGCTCGGCGTCGGCCAGGTCATCCAGGGCTGGGACAAGGGCGTGCAGGGCATGAAGGTGGGCGGCCGCCGCCAGCTGATCATCCCCGCGCACCTCGCGTACGGCGACCGCGGCGCCGGCCGGGCGATCCAGCCGGGCGAGACGCTGATCTTCGTCTGCGACCTGGTGGGCGTGAAGTCGCGCTGA
- a CDS encoding FKBP-type peptidyl-prolyl cis-trans isomerase, with the protein MRRRSLLLATLPAGLVTLAGCGDDSSGSKTGDSPSPSASATSAAPPPKIVDGPLPAITAGKKFGEKPTVAKGSGDPSKNLAVRTVIAGSGRTVAENDFVQAHYLGQIWDTAKVFDNSYDRGTPLLIQLAQGGVIDGWRYGLAGKKTGSRVEMAVPPTWGYGSDGNSQAGIKGTDTLVFVVDIQETFNAKSSVKGEKVPQNDAALPTVGTNTDGKEPSVKVPGGDPPKKLVSAYVLEGDGAAVKKDQTVLVQMVGLVWKGGKKFESTYERQSLNQFSLAQMEQVLKGVTQGLTGKKVGSRVLLVVPPDLGYGDTPPAGDVVKKGSTLVFSVDILAAM; encoded by the coding sequence GTGCGCCGACGCTCCCTCCTTCTCGCCACCCTGCCCGCGGGGCTGGTCACGCTCGCCGGCTGCGGCGACGACTCGTCCGGCAGCAAGACCGGTGACAGCCCCTCGCCCTCCGCGTCGGCCACCTCCGCCGCGCCGCCGCCGAAGATCGTGGACGGACCGCTCCCGGCCATCACCGCGGGCAAGAAGTTCGGCGAGAAGCCCACCGTGGCCAAGGGCAGCGGCGACCCCTCCAAGAACCTCGCGGTCCGCACGGTCATCGCTGGCAGCGGCCGCACGGTCGCGGAGAACGACTTCGTCCAGGCCCACTACCTCGGCCAGATCTGGGACACCGCGAAGGTCTTCGACAACTCCTACGACCGCGGCACGCCCCTGCTCATCCAGCTCGCCCAGGGCGGCGTCATCGACGGCTGGCGGTACGGCCTGGCGGGGAAGAAGACCGGCAGCCGCGTCGAGATGGCCGTCCCGCCGACCTGGGGCTACGGCAGCGACGGCAACAGCCAGGCGGGCATCAAGGGCACCGACACGCTGGTCTTCGTCGTCGACATCCAGGAGACGTTCAACGCCAAGAGCTCCGTCAAGGGCGAGAAGGTCCCGCAGAACGACGCGGCCCTGCCCACGGTGGGCACCAACACGGACGGCAAGGAGCCCTCCGTGAAGGTCCCCGGGGGCGACCCGCCGAAGAAACTCGTCTCCGCGTACGTCCTGGAGGGCGACGGGGCGGCCGTCAAGAAGGACCAGACCGTGCTGGTCCAGATGGTGGGCCTGGTCTGGAAGGGCGGCAAGAAGTTCGAGTCGACGTACGAGCGCCAGTCGCTGAACCAGTTCTCGCTGGCCCAGATGGAACAGGTCCTCAAGGGAGTGACCCAGGGGCTGACCGGCAAGAAGGTCGGCAGCCGTGTGCTGCTCGTGGTCCCGCCCGACCTGGGGTACGGCGACACCCCGCCGGCCGGCGACGTCGTCAAGAAGGGCTCCACCCTGGTGTTCTCCGTGGACATCCTGGCGGCGATGTAG